In the genome of Bacteroidales bacterium, one region contains:
- a CDS encoding HAD-IIIA family hydrolase, producing MTVFHNIDLVVFDWGNTLMIDFPDEVGPMYTWKKIALIEGVDEILPYLRKKNYTLAVATNAGLSHGSDVQKALKRVHIAQFFSYIFTSRDLGYKKPDPLFFEIILKMVCITPNHAVMIGDNYEKDIVGAAHVGMHTVLFFPNYHESISFPKADFVIRNMKEIALIL from the coding sequence ATGACAGTATTTCACAATATTGATCTTGTCGTTTTTGATTGGGGCAATACGCTAATGATTGATTTTCCCGATGAAGTAGGGCCTATGTATACATGGAAAAAAATTGCACTTATAGAAGGTGTCGATGAAATTTTACCATACCTTAGAAAAAAAAATTACACCCTTGCCGTAGCCACAAACGCAGGATTATCCCATGGTAGTGATGTTCAAAAAGCTCTAAAACGTGTTCACATAGCACAATTTTTTAGTTATATTTTCACTTCCCGAGATCTGGGTTACAAAAAACCTGATCCACTTTTCTTTGAAATTATTCTTAAGATGGTTTGCATCACCCCTAATCATGCCGTCATGATAGGAGACAATTACGAAAAAGATATAGTTGGTGCCGCTCATGTTGGTATGCATACCGTTCTTTTTTTCCCCAATTATCATGAAAGCATTTCTTTCCCAAAAGCTGATTTTGTTATTCGCAACATGAAAGAGATTGCATTAATTTTATAA
- a CDS encoding tetratricopeptide repeat protein, which yields MKLRHSFIICVLFGFSFVGAQKFPFQETPIKTVDKHEKAFLTAFIFDQFSFGTVNYTISSYDFLKMGDIKNSFSSISKHIESFNDSLKFYKNLEDSINTYLKLFTLHKVLGNYAKADSISVVLSFRLNKELTSYNQGLSSDPHVLAMAAQWSEVCNNDISSAYYFYNQALAKDSLDSLAFLGLYLLYSRMSMYEKVDSMFFLGIKRFKKIDLFKYIPGLIISLYNTVNSLTTTLDQDRKLCLSQIIQIEMLTKLEKSNDIRYQLLGSLGKLLFYVMRYLPDLSSKEIKVKMSSCDKDSLQLLKSKLLKAEKSISESIFPFVIQESLSWLYLLLNMPDSSLFWLSKTEKNLEPFVVYFHGKMFNVKMLQTYIYLRAKKDTAKAVAILEDIKSKKEKIGFYPDNLLLLAKLYIALKQYDKALANIENYLQLPLSKTDALLLKAVALYFKKRTQESFAILDNLLKQEDALTSDKIYLLGAALYLLEGNTSTAYNYLLSGYAMQPQNESFLYLGSRYFKPQVN from the coding sequence ATGAAGCTTAGACATAGTTTCATCATATGTGTTTTGTTTGGTTTTTCTTTTGTTGGTGCTCAGAAATTTCCCTTTCAAGAAACACCCATTAAAACTGTTGACAAGCACGAAAAAGCATTTCTAACTGCTTTTATTTTTGATCAGTTTTCTTTCGGAACAGTCAATTACACAATATCATCTTACGACTTCCTTAAGATGGGAGACATCAAAAATTCTTTTTCTAGTATAAGCAAGCACATTGAATCCTTCAACGACTCATTAAAGTTTTATAAGAATCTTGAAGATAGTATAAATACGTATTTGAAATTGTTTACCTTGCATAAAGTTCTTGGAAATTATGCCAAAGCAGATTCAATTTCTGTGGTGTTATCGTTTAGACTAAACAAAGAATTAACATCATATAATCAGGGTCTTTCGTCAGATCCTCATGTACTTGCAATGGCTGCTCAGTGGAGTGAGGTTTGTAATAACGATATATCCTCTGCTTATTACTTTTATAATCAAGCTTTGGCTAAGGATTCTCTAGACTCTCTTGCTTTCTTGGGTCTTTATTTGCTTTACAGCAGAATGTCGATGTACGAAAAAGTTGATTCAATGTTTTTTCTTGGCATAAAACGTTTTAAAAAAATCGATTTATTCAAATATATTCCAGGACTTATCATATCCCTCTATAACACTGTGAATTCATTAACAACTACATTGGATCAGGATAGAAAACTTTGCCTCAGTCAAATCATACAAATTGAAATGCTGACCAAATTAGAAAAATCTAACGACATAAGATATCAGCTTTTAGGCTCATTAGGGAAGTTATTGTTCTACGTGATGAGGTATCTTCCCGATCTTTCAAGTAAGGAAATAAAAGTTAAAATGTCTTCATGCGACAAGGATTCTTTGCAGTTGTTAAAATCTAAGCTATTAAAAGCTGAAAAATCAATATCTGAGTCAATTTTTCCTTTCGTAATCCAAGAATCTCTGAGTTGGTTGTATTTATTGCTAAACATGCCAGATTCATCTTTATTTTGGCTTTCAAAAACGGAGAAAAATCTCGAACCTTTTGTAGTTTATTTTCATGGTAAAATGTTTAATGTCAAGATGTTGCAAACATATATTTATCTTAGAGCCAAAAAAGATACGGCAAAAGCCGTAGCTATATTAGAAGACATTAAATCCAAAAAGGAGAAGATAGGATTTTATCCAGATAATTTGCTTTTATTGGCTAAGTTATATATAGCATTAAAACAATACGATAAAGCTCTTGCAAACATTGAAAATTATTTACAGTTACCTTTATCAAAGACTGATGCTTTGCTATTAAAAGCTGTGGCTTTGTATTTCAAAAAGAGAACTCAAGAATCGTTTGCGATTCTTGACAACCTTTTGAAGCAAGAAGATGCACTAACCAGTGATAAAATCTATCTCTTAGGTGCAGCCCTCTATTTATTAGAAGGAAATACTTCAACAGCTTACAATTACTTACTTTCAGGATATGCTATGCAACCTCAAAATGAAAGTTTCTTATACCTAGGGAGCAGGTATTTTAAACCTCAGGTGAATTAA
- the dnaN gene encoding DNA polymerase III subunit beta has protein sequence MNFVISSQVLQRALQSIHQLIGTNSLVPIVENYLFESDGEVLHVTATDNETRATVTLSPTMLSGEGKVAVPPKILLETLKNLPDIPVTFTFDLENLMGELNTGNGIYKMSLYNAENYPVFTELENPRELLIESSVLSQAIIRTLPAVGYDEMRPQMNGVYFEISPQYSNFVSTDSHKLIRYRRLDVKGDNAFSFILHKKPLPLLKNLLSSVDANVIVRFNETNVSFTFDKYFISCRLIEGRYPAYENIIPQDSQYRLVVDREMLISALKRVSVFANQALPEVVFNINGQELLLVAEDFDFSNSARERLTCSYEGDNFRIGFNAKFLLDLLNNMSSEHVLFLFTSPNRAVIIRPEEETDNKEELLMLVMPITLRT, from the coding sequence ATGAATTTTGTTATTTCAAGTCAAGTTTTACAGAGGGCTTTGCAAAGTATCCACCAACTCATCGGAACAAACAGCTTGGTTCCCATTGTTGAAAATTATTTGTTTGAAAGTGATGGTGAAGTGTTACATGTAACAGCAACTGACAATGAAACCAGGGCAACAGTAACACTTAGTCCTACCATGCTTTCGGGGGAAGGAAAAGTAGCTGTTCCTCCTAAGATATTGTTAGAGACTTTAAAAAATTTACCCGATATACCCGTAACATTCACATTCGATCTGGAAAATTTGATGGGAGAACTCAATACAGGCAATGGTATTTATAAGATGTCATTATATAATGCCGAAAATTATCCTGTTTTTACAGAATTAGAGAATCCTCGCGAGTTGCTCATAGAGAGTTCTGTTTTGTCTCAAGCTATCATAAGAACTTTGCCTGCAGTGGGCTACGATGAAATGCGACCTCAAATGAATGGTGTATATTTTGAGATATCCCCACAATATAGCAATTTTGTATCCACCGATAGTCATAAATTAATAAGATATCGACGCCTTGATGTTAAGGGTGATAATGCTTTTTCTTTTATTCTGCACAAAAAACCTCTCCCTTTGTTGAAGAATTTGTTGTCTTCTGTTGATGCAAATGTAATCGTAAGATTCAATGAAACCAATGTTTCATTTACTTTTGATAAGTATTTCATTAGTTGTCGTTTGATTGAGGGGAGGTACCCTGCTTATGAAAACATTATTCCTCAGGATAGTCAATATCGTTTGGTGGTTGATAGAGAAATGTTAATTTCTGCACTTAAAAGAGTATCGGTTTTTGCCAATCAAGCTCTGCCTGAGGTTGTATTTAACATCAATGGTCAAGAGCTACTGCTAGTAGCTGAAGATTTCGATTTTTCCAATTCTGCTAGAGAACGTCTGACATGTTCATACGAGGGCGATAACTTCAGAATAGGTTTCAATGCTAAGTTTTTACTCGATTTGCTCAATAATATGAGTAGTGAACATGTTCTTTTCTTGTTTACATCTCCCAATAGAGCCGTGATCATTCGACCCGAGGAAGAAACTGATAACAAAGAAGAATTACTAATGCTTGTAATGCCGATTACGTTAAGAACATAA
- the amrS gene encoding AmmeMemoRadiSam system radical SAM enzyme, which translates to MDRRQFLRSIASFASLMVLKKIPLHGLDRVENSSQMIPFHRAKFYEKIADGIIQCLLCPHHCKLQKDQIGICRTRISDGNDLYTLAYNNPIALHLDPIEKKPLYHFFPTSKILSLGTAGCNFRCLNCQNYSISQVSPRDVSSLNYTPEQIVNTAIELNVKFIAYTYTEPTVFYEYMYDIAKLAHAHGIKNVMITNGYIEEEPLNQLLENMDAFNIDLKSFNKQTYRKLCGGDLDAVLRTIKKVHQSKRWLEITNLMVTDYTDNLDEFSQMIDWLLENGFAEVPLHISRFFPAYKLSHSRPTDISIIKKARQIAIEKKISYVYTGNIPGDEGQNTYCPSCKSLLIERNYYNVRLVNISNGACLTCGQKIPGVWK; encoded by the coding sequence ATGGATCGGAGGCAATTTCTTCGAAGCATTGCAAGCTTTGCCTCCCTTATGGTTCTCAAAAAAATACCTCTTCATGGATTGGATAGAGTTGAAAATAGTTCTCAAATGATCCCCTTTCACCGAGCAAAATTTTATGAAAAAATAGCAGACGGAATCATCCAATGCCTCTTATGCCCTCATCATTGCAAACTCCAAAAAGATCAAATAGGAATTTGTCGTACACGGATTAGTGATGGCAACGATCTATACACTCTTGCTTACAACAACCCCATTGCATTGCATCTAGATCCCATTGAAAAAAAACCACTTTATCATTTTTTTCCTACGAGTAAAATTCTATCTCTTGGTACAGCTGGTTGCAACTTTAGGTGTCTGAATTGTCAAAATTATTCAATTTCACAGGTATCTCCCCGCGATGTTTCATCTTTAAATTATACACCTGAGCAAATTGTTAATACAGCCATTGAACTCAACGTAAAATTCATCGCTTATACATATACAGAACCTACAGTTTTTTACGAATACATGTACGATATTGCCAAACTTGCTCACGCTCATGGTATCAAAAACGTCATGATTACCAACGGTTACATCGAAGAAGAACCTCTGAATCAACTACTTGAAAATATGGATGCTTTTAACATCGATTTGAAATCATTTAACAAACAAACTTACCGAAAATTATGTGGTGGAGATTTGGATGCAGTACTTCGTACCATCAAAAAAGTTCATCAAAGCAAAAGATGGCTTGAAATTACCAATCTCATGGTTACTGACTATACCGATAATTTAGATGAATTTAGTCAAATGATAGATTGGCTCTTAGAAAATGGTTTTGCTGAGGTGCCTTTACATATTTCTCGTTTCTTCCCTGCGTATAAATTATCACACTCTCGTCCGACTGATATTTCCATTATTAAAAAGGCACGACAAATCGCCATCGAAAAAAAGATCTCTTATGTCTACACTGGAAACATTCCAGGAGATGAAGGACAAAACACCTATTGTCCCTCATGTAAATCACTCTTAATTGAAAGAAATTACTATAACGTTCGATTAGTTAATATAAGCAATGGGGCCTGCCTTACTTGTGGGCAGAAAATTCCCGGTGTTTGGAAATGA
- a CDS encoding helix-hairpin-helix domain-containing protein: MKKLFLLNIFVCIYLHSQVIPDTTPRFPSDTLIIEEKIQDKIEQFTENTEQEQDFTEISENLQYFARHPINLNNTNYEELSRLGLLSDLQIGNLLLHIQKNGKLLSIYELQSIEGFDLPTIYRILPYIKIASEESKTSWSFRNVSKFSKSVLISRYSLTLPLAVGYSREDSSGYLGSPYKLFIRYHFSYFNLLSAGFTAEKDQGEELFRGSQKNGFDFYSAHVFLRKIGPFMALALGDYTLEFGQGLAMWTGLSFGKTSDATYIKKAGRGILPFRSVNEFNFLRGFAMQMKLFRSVYLYGFGSIRMKDGSILQQDSLSQEEFTITSLNESGLHNTYSSMNRKNNVQEKLLGGRMEVNLSRFKLGYTSYFLHFNKNFATPSDLYQMYDFTGNTQLMNSFDYSILLRNFNIFGEVAHDGSGQPAHLHGLMMAANYHYSVSVLYRNFPRDFHSFFGTPLSESSKPNNERAWYIGQEIKFSRQWILNAYMDMFQFPWLRYLVDAPSEGTEILAQLNYLPNKKTQLSLRYKYEEKNKNVSQQYVKKPESDQRQWFRFHATYPISNAFIFKTRVELLLHKFATQPLRTGFLGYQDVLLRKKNSPLSLTLRIAFFDTYSYDERIYAYENDVLYSYTIPAYYYKGSRTYFIIKYTFKKHLDIWLRIAHTLFLDRTTIGSGLDLINQPSKTELKVQIRYTF; encoded by the coding sequence ATGAAAAAACTATTCCTTCTCAATATCTTTGTCTGTATTTATCTTCACTCTCAGGTGATTCCTGATACCACACCACGTTTTCCTTCCGATACACTTATCATTGAAGAAAAAATTCAAGATAAAATTGAACAATTTACAGAAAATACCGAACAAGAACAAGATTTTACTGAAATTTCTGAAAATCTCCAATATTTTGCACGTCATCCCATTAATTTAAATAACACCAACTATGAAGAATTGTCCAGATTAGGTTTGCTTTCCGATCTTCAAATAGGCAATTTACTTTTGCACATACAAAAAAATGGAAAACTTCTGTCCATTTACGAACTCCAATCCATCGAAGGATTTGATCTCCCAACCATTTACAGAATCCTGCCTTATATAAAAATTGCTAGCGAAGAAAGTAAGACAAGTTGGAGTTTTAGAAATGTAAGTAAGTTTTCAAAATCAGTTCTTATCTCACGGTATTCCCTCACACTACCTCTGGCTGTAGGATACTCAAGAGAAGATTCGTCTGGTTACTTAGGCTCACCCTACAAGCTCTTCATAAGGTACCATTTTTCCTATTTCAATCTTCTTAGTGCTGGTTTTACTGCCGAAAAAGATCAAGGTGAAGAGCTTTTCAGGGGTTCTCAAAAAAACGGGTTTGATTTTTATAGTGCTCATGTTTTCCTTCGCAAAATAGGTCCTTTTATGGCGCTTGCTCTTGGCGACTATACGTTAGAATTCGGGCAAGGCCTAGCAATGTGGACAGGACTTAGTTTTGGAAAAACATCCGATGCTACCTATATAAAAAAGGCCGGTAGGGGTATTCTGCCTTTTAGATCAGTTAACGAATTTAATTTCTTACGTGGTTTTGCAATGCAAATGAAACTTTTTCGTTCAGTATATCTCTACGGATTTGGAAGTATCCGTATGAAAGATGGTTCCATTTTACAACAAGATAGTCTTTCTCAAGAAGAATTTACAATTACTTCCCTCAATGAATCAGGACTTCACAATACGTATTCATCAATGAATCGAAAAAATAACGTTCAAGAAAAACTTTTAGGAGGCAGAATGGAAGTTAATTTATCCCGATTTAAACTAGGATACACTTCATATTTCCTTCACTTCAACAAGAATTTTGCCACACCTTCTGATTTGTACCAAATGTACGACTTCACCGGTAATACTCAATTAATGAACAGCTTTGATTACAGCATTCTACTAAGAAATTTTAACATTTTCGGTGAAGTTGCTCATGATGGTTCCGGGCAACCTGCTCATTTACACGGTCTTATGATGGCAGCTAATTATCACTATTCTGTGTCGGTTCTTTATCGCAATTTTCCTCGCGACTTTCACTCATTTTTTGGCACACCCCTATCCGAAAGCTCAAAACCAAACAACGAACGCGCCTGGTATATTGGCCAAGAAATAAAATTTTCAAGGCAATGGATTCTCAATGCCTACATGGATATGTTTCAGTTTCCATGGCTGAGATATTTAGTAGATGCACCCTCAGAAGGAACCGAAATTCTTGCCCAACTTAATTACCTGCCCAACAAGAAAACACAGTTAAGTTTGAGATATAAATACGAAGAAAAAAACAAAAACGTAAGCCAACAATACGTTAAAAAACCTGAATCTGATCAAAGACAGTGGTTTCGCTTCCACGCTACCTATCCCATTTCTAATGCTTTTATTTTCAAAACCAGAGTGGAATTATTATTACATAAATTTGCAACTCAACCTCTTAGAACAGGTTTTCTCGGTTACCAAGATGTTTTGCTTCGGAAAAAAAACAGCCCTCTTAGCCTCACTCTTCGCATTGCTTTTTTTGATACTTATTCATACGATGAAAGAATTTACGCCTACGAAAACGATGTTCTTTATTCATATACCATTCCTGCTTATTACTACAAAGGTTCACGGACGTATTTTATCATAAAATATACTTTTAAAAAACATCTCGACATTTGGTTACGCATTGCCCATACTTTATTTTTGGACAGAACAACTATAGGTTCAGGTCTTGATTTAATTAATCAGCCTTCTAAAACAGAATTAAAAGTACAAATCCGTTATACTTTTTAA
- a CDS encoding VWA domain-containing protein — translation MSFDLPFPILWIIGFLIIATTLALWLYLFNQSFRIPQNRKIFLAVLRFFLLFTLLFLLLSPLFKFTRKETIKPIFAILVDASQSMIKNRDSSLIKKEIPEFIQDLQSSLTDYDVRIYSFSDSLRNNFKDFSGKITNISDALLQLRQRLQDNWLSEVLLISDGIYNMGANPILMASQLPFPVHCMAVGDTTPSIDLSVSFVQINKEVGFNAYFPIEISVNAHGASGKSSVIKVFLNDKKISEQNLFIASPAYSKFISLQELATQKGLNKITVIFDPLPEEKNKNNNVVTVYFNVIEKTKNILIFAETIHPDIRSIKEALEHYAQFSVDVFRKEEVPTINLDKYNLVIYYQSPQSPTSPPLFQEITQRQIPVWFIGGMKFNYHFLMSQKTGINIKIRSNNSNEVFPAFNSNFSLFTMPENEKSFFDNLPPLELPFGEYSAGTTSQIMLFQKHGKVVTQQPLLLFNKWQNVYFAYLLGEGIWQWRIKAFVDYQSHDIFDQFIARIVQFLTEHTEKSRFLVKYKTNYSSFELVQMTAELYNTQYELINDIPIVINIKDSNNRIMTYQFEPEGNAYSLSLQGLPSGIYQFTASVQDNRYPFKQSGQFSINAFNPELLSLKANYNLLKQIAELTGGDYFQISSKKEWLAKIQQKTPSTREKKITRYASLIEWPYIFFLLLLLATIEWGWRKWEGYY, via the coding sequence ATGTCTTTCGATTTACCTTTTCCAATCCTTTGGATTATTGGTTTTCTTATAATTGCCACGACTTTAGCTTTATGGCTTTATCTTTTTAACCAATCTTTTCGTATTCCTCAAAACAGAAAAATTTTCCTAGCAGTTCTACGCTTTTTTCTTCTATTTACCCTACTTTTTCTATTGCTTAGTCCTCTCTTTAAATTTACTAGAAAAGAAACCATCAAACCTATTTTTGCTATTCTAGTTGATGCTTCACAGTCTATGATCAAAAACCGGGATTCTTCTTTGATTAAGAAAGAAATACCTGAATTTATCCAGGATCTTCAATCTAGTCTTACTGATTACGACGTTAGAATTTATTCTTTCAGCGATAGCCTCAGAAACAACTTTAAGGATTTTTCAGGTAAAATCACCAACATTTCGGATGCCTTATTGCAGTTAAGACAACGCCTTCAGGATAACTGGTTGTCAGAAGTTCTCCTCATATCTGATGGAATATACAATATGGGGGCTAATCCAATACTCATGGCTAGTCAACTTCCATTTCCAGTCCATTGCATGGCCGTAGGAGATACAACTCCTTCAATAGACCTATCCGTTTCTTTCGTCCAGATCAACAAAGAAGTTGGTTTTAACGCATATTTTCCAATAGAAATCTCGGTCAATGCCCATGGTGCCTCAGGAAAATCCTCTGTGATCAAAGTTTTTTTAAATGATAAAAAGATTTCGGAACAAAATTTATTTATAGCTTCCCCTGCTTATTCAAAATTTATTTCACTTCAAGAGTTAGCTACGCAAAAAGGTCTCAATAAAATTACAGTTATTTTCGATCCCTTACCTGAAGAAAAAAACAAGAATAATAACGTAGTAACAGTATACTTTAATGTAATCGAAAAAACAAAAAACATTCTCATTTTTGCTGAAACCATCCACCCCGACATCCGTAGCATTAAAGAAGCTCTAGAACATTATGCTCAATTTTCTGTTGATGTTTTTCGAAAAGAAGAAGTCCCTACCATCAACCTAGATAAATATAATCTAGTCATATATTACCAGTCTCCTCAAAGTCCTACCTCCCCTCCGCTCTTCCAGGAAATTACCCAACGACAAATTCCTGTTTGGTTTATTGGAGGAATGAAATTTAACTATCATTTTCTAATGTCACAAAAAACAGGGATTAACATTAAAATCCGATCAAATAATTCGAACGAAGTTTTTCCAGCATTTAATTCAAATTTTAGTCTTTTCACCATGCCCGAAAACGAAAAATCTTTTTTCGATAATCTTCCCCCTCTAGAGTTGCCTTTTGGTGAATATTCAGCAGGAACAACTTCACAGATTATGCTTTTTCAGAAGCATGGCAAAGTTGTAACACAACAACCTTTGCTACTATTCAATAAATGGCAAAACGTCTACTTTGCATATCTTTTAGGTGAAGGCATATGGCAGTGGAGAATTAAGGCTTTTGTTGACTATCAAAGTCATGATATTTTTGATCAGTTCATCGCTCGTATTGTTCAGTTTTTAACTGAACACACAGAAAAATCACGGTTTCTTGTGAAATACAAAACAAATTACAGTTCGTTTGAATTGGTGCAGATGACTGCCGAACTCTATAATACCCAATATGAACTTATTAATGATATCCCTATTGTTATAAACATTAAGGATAGCAACAACCGAATTATGACCTATCAATTTGAACCTGAAGGAAACGCCTATTCTTTGAGTCTTCAGGGGCTACCTTCAGGCATTTATCAATTTACTGCTTCCGTTCAGGACAACCGCTACCCTTTCAAGCAAAGCGGACAATTTAGTATTAATGCATTTAACCCTGAATTGCTTTCTTTGAAAGCTAATTACAACTTGCTCAAACAAATCGCAGAACTTACTGGAGGAGACTACTTTCAGATCTCTAGCAAAAAAGAGTGGTTAGCAAAAATCCAACAAAAAACTCCTTCAACACGCGAGAAAAAAATCACTCGATACGCCAGTCTCATTGAATGGCCCTACATCTTTTTCTTGCTTTTACTTTTAGCCACCATAGAATGGGGCTGGCGAAAATGGGAAGGATATTATTAA
- the fabG gene encoding 3-oxoacyl-[acyl-carrier-protein] reductase: protein MCKLLINKTAIITGAARGIGRCIAQVFAEHGANVIITDIQFSDESLKSIEELNQLGIKARAIQSNAADFNDCEKLINEVSKEFPTIDILVNNAGITRDNIMLRMTEEDWDKVITVNLKSVFNMTKAVQRIMLKQRSGSIINMSSIVGLGGNAGQANYAASKAGIIGFTKSIAKELGSRNIRCNAIAPGFIETEMTAKLPPEVRENWIKDIPLGRPGSVYDVANLALFLASDLSSYITGQTITVCGGLHI, encoded by the coding sequence ATGTGTAAGTTATTAATCAACAAAACAGCCATCATTACAGGTGCTGCCAGAGGCATAGGCAGGTGCATTGCTCAAGTCTTTGCAGAACATGGTGCCAACGTTATAATAACCGACATCCAGTTCTCTGATGAATCTTTAAAAAGTATTGAAGAACTTAATCAGTTAGGAATAAAAGCTAGAGCCATTCAGAGCAATGCTGCTGATTTTAACGACTGTGAAAAACTAATAAATGAGGTTAGCAAAGAATTTCCCACTATCGATATTCTAGTAAATAATGCTGGCATCACACGAGATAATATCATGCTTCGAATGACTGAAGAAGATTGGGACAAAGTGATAACCGTCAACCTTAAAAGCGTTTTTAACATGACCAAAGCTGTTCAGCGTATTATGCTGAAGCAACGCTCAGGTTCTATTATCAATATGAGTTCCATTGTTGGCCTCGGTGGCAATGCAGGCCAAGCAAATTATGCTGCCTCGAAAGCTGGCATTATTGGTTTTACCAAAAGTATAGCTAAAGAGTTAGGAAGTAGAAACATTCGTTGTAATGCCATAGCTCCAGGATTTATTGAAACTGAAATGACAGCTAAGCTCCCACCGGAAGTTCGTGAAAACTGGATTAAAGACATTCCCCTTGGTCGTCCAGGATCGGTATATGATGTAGCGAACCTGGCTCTTTTCTTAGCTAGTGACCTTTCTAGCTATATCACTGGTCAAACTATTACCGTTTGCGGAGGCTTGCATATTTAA